A region from the Desulfitobacterium dehalogenans ATCC 51507 genome encodes:
- the dgt gene encoding dGTP triphosphohydrolase — MTTYREQQEAWEEQHLRRNAKKSKNAERWKKETPDIYRTEYQRDVGRILYSNPFRRLRMKTQIFKASGLEQHNRTRLTHSLEVSQIAKSISRPLQLNLDLTEAIALGHDLGHTPYGHAGETALKKCLSGMTFHHNAQSVWILRTTLCNRLDNATGEPYPGFNLTHNVVEGILKHTNCSGTINELNQIDRYAPGKPASLEGQVVNIADGIAYLKHDIDDGIRNGLITKDEFKVLWNSLTDIPFDHNWIDHLIYDVISNSQNRDHISFSSDFLKVYDTIKGHIYSEIICSPMVVATDQEGIEKICTIFDYCINNPEFILRKNRKINQYKLDKFGAERMVVDYIQWLGDENADLAYMNIINNLSPDTVSDDFDNYYEEKMTV, encoded by the coding sequence ATGACAACTTACAGAGAACAACAGGAAGCTTGGGAGGAACAGCACTTACGCCGTAACGCAAAAAAATCAAAAAACGCAGAACGTTGGAAAAAAGAGACACCGGACATCTATAGAACTGAGTATCAACGAGATGTTGGAAGAATTCTATATTCAAACCCATTTCGCCGGCTACGAATGAAGACTCAGATTTTTAAGGCAAGTGGACTTGAACAACATAACAGAACTCGCTTGACACACTCCTTGGAAGTATCACAAATAGCCAAGTCTATTTCGCGACCTCTTCAACTCAACTTAGATCTCACAGAGGCTATAGCACTTGGCCATGATTTGGGGCATACTCCCTATGGTCATGCCGGAGAAACTGCACTAAAAAAATGCCTTAGTGGAATGACATTTCACCATAATGCTCAAAGTGTATGGATATTGAGAACAACTCTATGTAATCGCCTTGATAACGCTACAGGAGAGCCATATCCTGGATTCAATTTAACCCATAATGTTGTCGAGGGAATTTTAAAGCATACAAATTGCTCAGGCACTATTAATGAATTGAATCAAATCGACCGTTATGCTCCAGGCAAACCAGCTTCTCTTGAAGGACAAGTTGTCAATATTGCAGACGGAATTGCCTATCTAAAGCATGACATAGATGATGGAATAAGAAACGGATTAATAACAAAAGACGAGTTCAAAGTATTATGGAACAGCCTTACTGACATTCCGTTTGACCATAATTGGATCGATCATTTGATATATGATGTCATTAGTAACAGCCAAAATAGAGATCACATATCTTTTAGCTCTGATTTTCTTAAAGTTTATGATACTATCAAGGGACATATTTATTCAGAGATAATCTGTTCTCCAATGGTTGTGGCCACAGACCAAGAGGGAATTGAAAAGATATGCACTATCTTTGACTACTGCATAAATAACCCTGAATTTATCCTAAGAAAAAACAGAAAAATAAATCAGTACAAACTTGATAAATTCGGAGCGGAAAGAATGGTAGTAGATTATATTCAGTGGCTTGGAGATGAAAATGCAGATTTGGCGTATATGAACATAATCAATAACTTGTCTCCGGATACTGTTAGCGACGATTTTGACAACTACTATGAGGAAAAAATGACAGTTTAA
- a CDS encoding recombinase family protein: MFGIAEINLDEVSAYGRVSSEDQAERGTIENQIDFGNKYCDLHGIKLEEWYLDDGVTGTIPLEERKDGKRLLEDAKAGKIKTLLIYKLDRLGRSARIILNSVYELEKHGVKIRSMTEPFDTSDPGGRFLLTILAGVADLERETILQRMWLGANRAAKNGKWLGGIVPYGYRVEDGYLALSNDPIPGFELSEVDVIILIYRLTIERRMNTYKIADYLNALGIPPSYTKDGRKVLKGKRKENTAGIWYPGRIRAILISSTYKGIHEYGRRSQKDREIITRKVPAIVTCEMFDQAAAVLEENRLEATRNKMRNYLLSGLIRCGSCSRTYTGTAYSGSKNKLTGYYRCHSKNMYHGPNEEKCTSKNVPQEWLENLVWSDIVYFVSNPDDLLNELETEIADDNSYVEQLNQEKDLLTKAINQKESEKQSILDLFRKKIITVEDVELQLQKINTESMQLNERLSQLNKYPDQQFTGEEKISKIQELLAYLKSRIHEDILWDEKREIVKMLVKRVIVETIHEDKSPTATIYIEYSFQHSDQHSESHGCPCGWYGDPKRACICTPRQISHYRNRISGPLLDRFDLHIEVPRVEFDELHRYSESETSADVQNRVLKARRRQWARLGESRTNAEMSAGETSTFCSLDSAGEQLLRNVFDRQHLSARSHDRILRVARTIADLDSKENIFPLHLAEALQYRTLDRPTAY, from the coding sequence GTGTTTGGAATTGCAGAAATTAACTTAGATGAGGTATCTGCCTATGGTCGAGTCTCTTCTGAAGATCAGGCTGAAAGAGGTACCATCGAAAACCAAATTGACTTTGGTAATAAATACTGTGATTTGCACGGAATTAAGTTGGAAGAATGGTACCTGGATGACGGTGTTACAGGCACCATTCCCTTAGAGGAACGTAAAGATGGAAAGCGTCTTCTCGAAGACGCAAAAGCGGGCAAAATCAAAACTTTACTTATTTACAAGTTGGACAGGCTCGGGCGTTCAGCTCGAATAATACTAAATTCAGTATATGAACTTGAAAAGCACGGAGTAAAAATTCGCAGCATGACAGAGCCTTTCGACACCAGCGATCCAGGCGGTAGATTCTTGCTAACCATATTGGCCGGCGTGGCAGACCTTGAAAGAGAGACTATTTTGCAGAGGATGTGGCTTGGTGCCAACAGAGCTGCAAAGAATGGAAAATGGTTAGGAGGCATTGTTCCATATGGATATAGAGTTGAAGACGGGTATTTAGCTCTATCAAACGATCCTATTCCAGGATTTGAATTATCTGAAGTCGATGTTATCATATTGATTTATCGCTTAACTATTGAAAGACGTATGAACACCTATAAAATTGCTGACTACCTTAATGCTTTGGGTATTCCCCCTTCTTATACTAAGGATGGACGTAAGGTATTGAAAGGAAAAAGAAAGGAAAACACCGCCGGAATTTGGTACCCAGGAAGAATAAGAGCTATACTTATTAGCTCAACTTATAAAGGAATACATGAGTATGGTCGCCGGTCCCAAAAAGACCGCGAAATAATCACCCGAAAAGTTCCCGCAATTGTTACCTGCGAAATGTTCGATCAAGCCGCAGCTGTTCTTGAAGAAAATAGACTCGAAGCAACGAGGAACAAAATGCGTAATTACTTGCTCAGTGGACTTATTCGCTGCGGTAGTTGTAGCAGGACCTACACCGGTACCGCTTATAGTGGATCAAAAAATAAACTTACAGGTTATTATAGATGCCATAGTAAAAACATGTACCATGGTCCAAATGAAGAAAAATGCACCTCTAAGAATGTTCCTCAAGAATGGCTTGAAAATCTAGTATGGTCCGATATCGTGTATTTTGTAAGCAATCCTGATGATCTTTTAAACGAATTAGAAACGGAAATTGCTGATGATAACTCCTATGTTGAACAACTAAATCAGGAAAAGGACCTTCTAACTAAAGCCATCAACCAAAAAGAATCTGAAAAGCAATCGATACTGGATCTGTTTCGGAAAAAGATAATTACTGTGGAAGATGTTGAACTACAGCTTCAAAAAATAAATACAGAGTCAATGCAGCTTAACGAAAGGTTAAGCCAATTAAATAAGTATCCTGATCAGCAATTTACTGGCGAAGAAAAAATATCAAAAATTCAAGAGCTGCTCGCCTACTTGAAATCAAGAATTCATGAAGATATCCTTTGGGATGAAAAGAGAGAAATCGTTAAGATGCTTGTAAAACGAGTCATAGTAGAAACAATTCATGAAGATAAAAGCCCCACAGCAACTATTTACATTGAATATAGTTTCCAACATAGTGACCAACATAGTGAATCACACGGGTGTCCCTGCGGATGGTACGGGGATCCTAAGCGAGCATGTATCTGTACGCCACGTCAAATCAGTCATTATCGTAACCGGATATCCGGCCCCTTACTGGATCGTTTCGATCTTCACATTGAAGTTCCCCGGGTGGAGTTTGATGAACTTCACCGGTATTCGGAAAGTGAGACCTCAGCAGATGTTCAAAACCGTGTTCTCAAGGCACGCCGGCGCCAATGGGCCCGTCTAGGGGAGAGCAGAACTAATGCGGAGATGAGTGCTGGGGAAACATCCACCTTCTGTAGTCTTGACTCCGCTGGGGAACAGCTTCTTCGTAATGTGTTCGACCGTCAGCACCTAAGCGCTCGCAGCCACGATAGAATACTGCGGGTTGCCCGTACCATTGCTGATTTAGATAGTAAGGAGAATATCTTTCCTCTTCATCTCGCCGAAGCCCTTCAATACCGAACCTTGGACCGCCCTACTGCATACTGA
- a CDS encoding aryl-sulfate sulfotransferase produces the protein MNPIKSEQIPHIIHRQKDFEEAFLAEFSAGHYTLANPLVELNPYEICPLTAMILFETPVSTEATIIVRGKEHPGDIRHTFPANKKHILPIYGLYADYENKVEIVLANGQRNTVTIKTGPLHPDVPVATSIKTTSEYMGNNLMFLTAAMKAMPVGYDYAGEVRWYATRNFAFDLKRIPNGHILIGTERLVKMPYFTTGLYEMAFSGKIFKEYRLPSGYHHDQFVMEDGNILVLTFDFYSGTVEDMCVLLDAETGEILKSWDYKKVLPQDVAGSGSQDAHDWFHNNAVWYDRKTNSLSLSGRHQDAVINIDYETGELNWIIGDPEGWPQDMVDQYFFTPVGEGEFDWQYEQHACVVLPDGDIMLFDNGHFRAKNKENYLPNSQNFSRGVRYRIDTEKMTIEQVWQYGKERGAEFFSPYICNVEYYDEGHYLVHSGGIGYENGETCEGMAVMKVLQPEFKDNVYTFNSITCELKDDVLMYELQVPANCYRAEKLPLYYAYETAELGEGKILGNLVETQETKMKIKAVETGERVPDHYEASITEEEDRILLNAIFDAGELAQLLLVDGDGGVKRYPISTVPQAFQAMCVGTFQKADPRNIDVYINKTGLSGKYQVKLIAEEKLYETGVSITA, from the coding sequence ATGAATCCGATCAAAAGTGAACAAATTCCCCATATTATCCATAGGCAAAAGGATTTTGAAGAAGCTTTTTTAGCTGAATTCTCAGCGGGCCATTATACGCTGGCTAACCCACTGGTTGAACTCAATCCCTATGAGATTTGCCCCTTAACGGCCATGATATTATTTGAAACACCGGTATCCACTGAGGCCACGATTATCGTTCGTGGAAAAGAGCATCCTGGAGATATCCGGCATACATTTCCTGCTAATAAGAAGCATATTCTACCGATTTATGGGCTTTATGCAGATTACGAAAATAAGGTTGAAATCGTCCTGGCTAATGGACAGAGGAACACGGTAACCATCAAAACCGGGCCCCTTCATCCTGATGTTCCGGTAGCCACCTCGATTAAGACTACTTCTGAATACATGGGAAATAATCTGATGTTCCTGACGGCGGCTATGAAAGCTATGCCTGTAGGCTATGACTATGCAGGTGAGGTTCGCTGGTATGCTACGAGAAATTTCGCCTTTGACCTCAAGCGTATACCTAATGGCCATATTCTTATTGGAACTGAACGTTTGGTGAAAATGCCTTATTTCACCACAGGCCTTTATGAAATGGCCTTTAGCGGGAAAATATTCAAGGAATACCGTCTGCCCAGCGGATACCATCATGATCAATTCGTAATGGAGGATGGCAACATCCTGGTTCTCACCTTTGATTTTTACTCCGGTACGGTTGAGGATATGTGTGTGCTGCTGGATGCCGAAACAGGGGAAATTCTGAAATCCTGGGACTATAAAAAGGTCTTGCCACAGGATGTAGCCGGTTCCGGAAGTCAAGATGCTCACGACTGGTTTCACAATAATGCCGTTTGGTATGATAGGAAGACCAACAGCCTAAGTTTATCCGGTCGTCACCAAGACGCAGTGATCAATATTGATTATGAAACAGGGGAGTTAAACTGGATCATTGGGGACCCTGAAGGGTGGCCTCAGGACATGGTGGATCAATACTTCTTTACCCCGGTTGGGGAAGGGGAGTTCGACTGGCAGTATGAGCAGCATGCTTGTGTTGTTTTGCCCGATGGAGATATCATGCTTTTTGACAATGGTCACTTCAGAGCAAAAAACAAAGAAAACTACTTGCCCAACAGCCAGAATTTCAGCCGTGGTGTAAGATACCGTATTGATACTGAAAAGATGACCATAGAACAAGTATGGCAATATGGGAAAGAACGGGGCGCTGAATTTTTCTCACCTTACATTTGCAATGTTGAGTATTATGATGAAGGTCACTATCTGGTTCACTCCGGTGGTATTGGCTATGAAAACGGCGAAACCTGCGAAGGTATGGCGGTTATGAAGGTATTACAACCGGAGTTTAAGGATAATGTGTACACCTTTAATTCCATTACCTGTGAGCTCAAAGATGATGTGCTTATGTATGAATTACAAGTACCTGCTAATTGTTACCGGGCAGAAAAACTACCCCTCTACTATGCCTACGAAACTGCCGAATTAGGCGAGGGAAAAATACTCGGCAATTTAGTTGAGACCCAAGAGACAAAAATGAAGATTAAGGCAGTGGAGACAGGTGAGAGGGTGCCGGATCATTATGAAGCATCCATCACAGAAGAAGAGGATCGAATTCTCTTGAATGCTATCTTTGACGCAGGGGAACTGGCTCAGTTGCTCTTGGTGGATGGAGACGGCGGGGTAAAAAGATATCCTATCAGTACCGTACCTCAGGCATTTCAAGCCATGTGCGTAGGGACGTTCCAAAAAGCAGACCCTCGTAACATTGATGTTTATATCAATAAGACCGGATTATCCGGAAAGTATCAGGTTAAGCTCATTGCTGAAGAAAAGCTCTATGAGACCGGAGTTAGCATTACGGCTTAA
- a CDS encoding MFS transporter: protein MSVEFNQGKEISLTDGPKVKKPNNYFDGLAVSKQHLFLFVIIVLSYFFEQMDNNNFAFIAPALVGGGFFQQNQIATITSTYFLGMTLGGFLGGFISDAIGRRKTFLLAMLIFSSMSILNGLTSNFSVFVFARAATGFGIFMMMVTSIAYIAEMAPGESRGKWQSLTAAGGFMAMPAIGFISRAIIPTSPEAWRIIFYLGGLGFISFVLGLKYLKESPRWLVSKGRIAEAEKIVEELSGVAVDLTEAAKHTPPKVSFVEQFSGMFKGKYLKRTLILLGFGIPINIASFATSVWTPTLLTMKGFTLEQSLTIGTAFMLGGPVGLFLSSPFSDKGGRKIPIAVGVLAGAIMTVIFAGLGNTYMVVMIVAFMLNALGMGTGFIAMAYVPEHFPTKMRNTAVGIVNACQRLGVSASQLFIPLIMAGYGFKGLYLGIASLMTFSGLFVLALGARTGGKALEEID from the coding sequence ATGAGTGTAGAATTTAACCAAGGTAAGGAAATTTCACTTACCGATGGGCCAAAAGTAAAGAAACCTAATAACTATTTCGATGGATTGGCTGTGTCCAAACAGCATCTGTTTTTATTTGTCATCATTGTTTTGTCATACTTTTTCGAGCAAATGGACAATAACAATTTTGCCTTTATTGCTCCTGCTCTTGTTGGTGGAGGGTTTTTCCAACAAAATCAAATCGCCACAATTACCTCAACTTATTTTCTGGGCATGACCCTTGGAGGATTCCTGGGAGGATTTATTTCTGATGCTATCGGCCGTCGCAAGACTTTTTTGTTAGCTATGCTGATCTTCTCTTCTATGTCTATCCTTAACGGCTTAACCAGCAACTTTTCCGTCTTCGTATTCGCCAGAGCAGCAACCGGATTCGGTATCTTCATGATGATGGTTACCTCAATTGCTTATATCGCGGAAATGGCTCCTGGAGAAAGCCGGGGTAAATGGCAAAGCTTGACCGCCGCCGGAGGGTTTATGGCTATGCCGGCCATCGGATTTATTTCCAGAGCGATTATTCCTACAAGTCCGGAAGCTTGGCGGATTATTTTCTATCTCGGTGGCTTAGGCTTTATAAGCTTCGTACTGGGTCTTAAATATCTTAAAGAATCTCCACGTTGGCTGGTAAGCAAAGGCAGAATCGCTGAAGCTGAGAAAATCGTCGAAGAACTCAGTGGCGTAGCAGTCGATTTAACAGAGGCTGCCAAGCATACTCCGCCAAAAGTAAGCTTTGTTGAACAGTTTTCAGGAATGTTCAAAGGGAAGTATCTAAAACGCACGCTTATTTTGTTGGGCTTTGGTATTCCTATCAATATTGCCAGCTTTGCCACATCTGTCTGGACACCAACCCTCCTCACCATGAAAGGGTTTACCCTCGAACAGAGCTTAACCATTGGTACTGCCTTTATGCTGGGTGGCCCGGTGGGACTGTTCCTCTCTTCACCCTTCTCAGATAAAGGCGGTCGGAAGATTCCTATAGCCGTAGGTGTTTTAGCAGGTGCTATCATGACCGTAATCTTTGCCGGCCTGGGCAATACCTATATGGTCGTTATGATTGTGGCATTTATGTTAAACGCTTTAGGTATGGGTACCGGATTTATCGCCATGGCGTATGTTCCTGAACATTTCCCGACCAAAATGCGCAATACCGCCGTGGGTATCGTCAATGCCTGCCAACGTCTCGGTGTATCGGCTTCTCAACTTTTTATTCCCCTCATCATGGCAGGATACGGCTTTAAAGGCTTATATCTTGGTATTGCTTCCTTAATGACATTCTCAGGCTTGTTCGTTCTTGCCTTAGGGGCACGTACGGGTGGAAAAGCACTAGAAGAAATTGACTAA
- a CDS encoding LysR family transcriptional regulator, translating into MRIEQLDQIIKIHEHGSLSKAANSLFISQPSLSVSVSRLEEELGLKIFERSNTGVLPTEQGEVALELAKNIVGLSEKIKEIMDGRKVLIRNLQMAIPGAFANAIAPDLLLRFHALYPEVNLHIHETPYYEIVERMDKGAYSIGVIPCGQEGKKDLLKQLKDVEIECEIISGGQAKLLLFLSSKNPLADRERISFSDIKSMKMISYKTNYIQTSRNLGYPFNKPIVVEDIELLKKLIGADFGFSIFPEILSFNDLYMSSGMIKAIPMPELSEQWDIFILYYPNESLSSIERELLALVKELIQDNLISQIE; encoded by the coding sequence ATGCGTATAGAACAGCTTGACCAAATCATAAAGATTCACGAACATGGATCTCTATCCAAGGCTGCTAATTCACTGTTTATCAGCCAGCCCTCATTAAGCGTATCCGTCAGCCGGCTGGAAGAGGAACTGGGCCTGAAAATCTTTGAACGCAGTAATACAGGTGTGCTGCCTACAGAGCAGGGAGAAGTTGCCTTGGAATTGGCAAAAAATATTGTGGGATTAAGCGAAAAGATTAAAGAAATTATGGATGGAAGAAAGGTCCTAATCCGTAATCTTCAGATGGCTATACCGGGAGCCTTCGCTAATGCCATAGCCCCGGATCTACTGCTGAGGTTTCACGCTCTTTATCCTGAGGTTAATCTGCATATTCATGAGACACCCTATTATGAAATTGTGGAGCGCATGGATAAGGGAGCATACTCCATAGGCGTCATACCCTGCGGACAAGAGGGCAAAAAAGATTTACTCAAGCAGCTTAAAGACGTTGAAATTGAATGCGAGATTATCTCCGGCGGTCAGGCCAAATTATTGCTTTTCTTAAGCAGCAAGAACCCTTTGGCAGATAGAGAACGGATTAGCTTCTCTGATATTAAGTCGATGAAAATGATTTCATATAAAACAAACTATATTCAAACTTCGCGAAACTTAGGATATCCTTTCAATAAGCCAATTGTTGTTGAAGACATTGAGCTGCTTAAAAAGCTGATCGGTGCGGACTTCGGGTTTTCCATTTTTCCAGAGATTTTATCCTTCAACGATTTATATATGAGCAGTGGAATGATTAAAGCTATACCCATGCCGGAGTTAAGTGAGCAGTGGGATATTTTCATCTTATACTACCCTAACGAATCTTTATCATCTATCGAAAGAGAGTTGCTTGCTCTGGTCAAAGAGCTGATTCAGGATAACCTAATTAGTCAGATAGAATAG
- a CDS encoding LysR family transcriptional regulator: protein MRIEQLQHIIEINNKRSISEAAKTFFMGQPQLSHSMKNLEDELGYKIFRRNRAGLIPTCQGKEVVGLAREIINNMEELKSLASGKANLTGNLSLTLAPGVFNSYASCLITGFNGKYPNINLMITEDIDTAIIEKVATGTCLMGVTVWTSNYDETMRRLLDGSDIAYEEIIQDDLSLIVGNQHPLADKEIIRLSDLEGMTFVDYCGRYRNLLRICGINTTKSQFLIVYNREVMKMIIAKNQGIALFPRFFFYNDLFFEQGLLNYRTIEKGKDEIKMKMYLIYSRTKPLSHSARQLKKMLTETIVGNYS, encoded by the coding sequence GTGCGAATAGAACAACTCCAGCATATTATTGAAATTAATAATAAAAGGTCCATATCGGAAGCGGCGAAAACTTTCTTTATGGGCCAGCCTCAGCTTAGCCACTCCATGAAGAACCTGGAAGATGAGTTAGGATATAAGATATTTCGGCGCAATCGAGCAGGTTTAATTCCAACCTGTCAAGGGAAGGAAGTTGTCGGACTGGCTCGTGAAATAATTAATAATATGGAGGAACTTAAGTCTCTGGCAAGTGGCAAAGCCAACCTAACCGGAAATCTCAGTCTGACTCTTGCGCCGGGAGTTTTCAACTCATATGCCAGCTGTTTGATAACTGGTTTCAACGGAAAATACCCTAATATTAATCTAATGATTACAGAGGATATAGACACTGCAATCATTGAAAAGGTTGCCACGGGAACATGTCTAATGGGGGTCACGGTGTGGACCAGCAATTATGATGAGACCATGCGAAGGCTCCTTGATGGAAGTGATATAGCCTATGAAGAAATTATTCAGGATGACCTGAGCTTGATTGTCGGTAATCAGCATCCATTAGCAGATAAAGAGATCATAAGATTGTCCGATTTGGAAGGAATGACTTTTGTGGATTATTGCGGCAGATATCGTAATTTGCTACGAATTTGTGGGATCAATACGACTAAGAGTCAATTCCTGATTGTTTATAACCGAGAGGTCATGAAAATGATCATCGCAAAAAATCAGGGAATCGCTCTGTTTCCTCGTTTTTTCTTTTATAATGATTTGTTTTTTGAACAAGGGTTGTTGAACTATCGCACTATCGAGAAAGGAAAAGATGAAATCAAAATGAAAATGTATCTCATCTATTCCAGAACTAAACCTTTGTCGCATTCTGCGCGGCAATTAAAGAAGATGCTCACCGAAACAATTGTCGGCAACTATAGTTAA
- a CDS encoding ATP-binding protein: MKFDLRPRSISIKLWAAITALILVVLGGLGITITLLFGDFYFQQTLDTLGNEVKEISHYLGEQPNWSQRLFAIDEIRLSSDTQMVVIDRYSEIIAIKGGNVAASFGTNDRIGWGDVSGEMSWLIRSLYPSDFLSRTDIAEVLAGKVITIKAIPRNQTGQAMLIAAAPIGTPSEAIVVLGTSPAPVQDSINAFRRMTLYVSLAAVVLATLVSLVFARQVTRPLALMQKGASQMANGDFQPITGVRSRDELGELADVLNSMGESLKNHMTWLSEERNLLLGIVEGISDGVIMLDAGGEILYTNEPAKALWQGSGPDEESPERKEALMTFLREFMEDVEIDNKIHFNLDTQVLQVAMATTQFEDGKQGYVAVLRDITASLRAEKERRDFMASVTHELRTPLHLIQGYLEAIQDGVIAEEEQAENIDLVLEEAKRLAKLVMELQELDRFDNWKNFEKKEIDLASFLQELHYRFQGRAEELGIHLEMDNGTGVIHANRDRLLQVFINLIENAFRHTPKGKSVNIRIIDYDEHIQFNVEDQGEGIPPQALPHIFDRFYRVDKSRSRKEGGMGLGLSIVMLIVEAHNGEIKVESEVGKGTTFKVILPK, from the coding sequence TTGAAGTTTGATCTTCGTCCACGAAGTATCAGTATAAAATTATGGGCTGCCATTACCGCTTTAATCCTAGTGGTATTAGGTGGATTAGGGATAACAATCACTTTGCTATTCGGTGATTTTTATTTCCAACAAACATTGGATACTTTGGGAAATGAAGTTAAGGAAATATCTCACTATCTCGGGGAGCAGCCTAACTGGTCTCAGCGCTTATTTGCCATTGATGAGATCCGTCTTTCCTCGGATACCCAGATGGTTGTCATTGACCGTTACAGTGAAATCATTGCCATCAAAGGTGGGAATGTAGCGGCAAGCTTCGGAACCAACGACCGTATCGGTTGGGGTGACGTTTCAGGGGAGATGAGCTGGCTTATCCGCTCTTTATACCCTTCGGATTTCTTATCCAGAACCGATATTGCCGAGGTCTTGGCGGGAAAGGTTATAACGATTAAGGCTATCCCCAGGAATCAGACGGGACAAGCAATGCTGATCGCTGCGGCCCCCATAGGTACCCCAAGTGAAGCCATTGTGGTGTTGGGGACATCGCCGGCCCCTGTTCAAGATAGTATCAATGCTTTTCGACGGATGACTTTATACGTATCTCTGGCAGCTGTGGTGTTGGCTACCCTGGTAAGCTTAGTTTTCGCAAGACAAGTGACGAGGCCCTTAGCTCTGATGCAAAAAGGGGCCAGCCAAATGGCTAACGGGGACTTTCAGCCCATCACCGGAGTGAGAAGCCGTGATGAGTTGGGTGAACTTGCCGATGTCTTAAACTCTATGGGAGAAAGCCTGAAGAACCATATGACTTGGCTATCCGAGGAGAGGAACCTCCTCCTGGGTATTGTAGAAGGGATCAGCGATGGCGTCATTATGCTGGATGCGGGAGGGGAGATTCTCTACACCAATGAACCTGCTAAAGCCCTTTGGCAAGGGTCGGGGCCGGACGAAGAGTCCCCGGAGCGGAAAGAAGCCCTTATGACTTTTTTACGGGAGTTCATGGAGGATGTTGAGATCGATAACAAGATCCATTTCAACTTGGATACCCAAGTGCTTCAAGTGGCTATGGCAACAACCCAATTTGAAGATGGAAAGCAAGGCTATGTTGCTGTACTGCGGGATATTACCGCATCCTTAAGGGCCGAAAAAGAGCGGCGGGATTTTATGGCCAGTGTCACTCATGAATTACGAACCCCCCTTCACTTGATTCAAGGATATTTAGAGGCTATTCAAGATGGAGTGATAGCCGAAGAGGAGCAAGCGGAAAACATTGATTTGGTGTTGGAAGAGGCTAAACGTTTAGCGAAATTAGTCATGGAACTCCAGGAGTTGGACCGCTTTGACAACTGGAAGAATTTTGAGAAGAAAGAAATTGACTTGGCTAGTTTTCTCCAAGAGTTGCACTATCGCTTTCAAGGACGGGCAGAAGAGTTAGGAATTCATTTAGAGATGGATAATGGTACAGGAGTCATCCATGCCAACCGAGATCGTTTGCTCCAAGTCTTTATCAATCTCATAGAAAATGCGTTCCGGCACACTCCTAAGGGGAAAAGTGTCAACATTAGAATCATTGACTATGATGAGCATATTCAGTTTAATGTAGAAGATCAAGGAGAGGGAATTCCCCCTCAAGCCCTTCCCCATATTTTTGATCGATTCTATAGGGTGGATAAATCCCGCTCGCGGAAAGAAGGAGGTATGGGCTTAGGCTTATCCATTGTTATGCTGATCGTTGAGGCCCATAATGGGGAGATTAAAGTTGAAAGCGAGGTCGGAAAAGGTACAACCTTCAAAGTGATACTTCCCAAATAA
- a CDS encoding response regulator transcription factor: MNPILVIDDEERIRHLVRMYLEREGYEVDEAGNGREALEKIQKRDYALLIVDLMMPEIDGWKVCRDVREKSDIPIIMLTARGEEFDRVLGFELGADDYLVKPFSTKELVARVKALLRRSRGNTAISSSDLVFGSLKIEKEKHRVSIEDEQIPFTPREFELLYFLAKNPSRVFSREQLMETVWGYDFYGDARTVDTHVKKIREKLADPKVRSMLATVWGVGYKFDPEAVNE; encoded by the coding sequence ATGAATCCCATTTTAGTAATCGATGATGAAGAACGCATACGTCATTTGGTTCGCATGTATTTGGAACGGGAAGGCTATGAGGTGGATGAGGCGGGAAACGGACGGGAAGCTTTGGAAAAAATCCAGAAACGGGATTATGCCCTGCTTATCGTTGATTTAATGATGCCTGAGATAGATGGTTGGAAGGTATGCCGGGATGTAAGAGAGAAATCCGATATCCCTATCATCATGCTTACTGCCCGAGGGGAAGAGTTTGATCGAGTGCTGGGTTTTGAATTGGGCGCAGATGATTATCTGGTAAAGCCATTCAGTACCAAGGAGCTTGTGGCACGAGTAAAAGCCCTTTTAAGGCGTTCCCGGGGGAATACTGCCATAAGTTCTTCGGATTTAGTCTTTGGTTCCCTTAAGATTGAAAAGGAGAAACATCGGGTGTCTATTGAGGATGAACAAATTCCTTTTACCCCAAGGGAATTTGAACTTCTTTACTTTTTGGCGAAAAACCCCAGCCGGGTGTTTTCCAGAGAACAGCTTATGGAGACTGTATGGGGCTATGACTTCTACGGGGATGCCCGTACAGTGGATACACATGTGAAAAAAATCCGCGAAAAGCTGGCGGATCCTAAGGTAAGAAGTATGCTTGCTACGGTATGGGGAGTGGGCTATAAATTCGATCCTGAAGCAGTCAATGAATAG